Proteins co-encoded in one Thermodesulfobacteriota bacterium genomic window:
- a CDS encoding response regulator produces METIDTAMNSEQGHQMPPPHILLMEDERSIANGLKMVLTEEGYQVDLAMTGQGALDSFFGNGFDLLVADLRLPDIDGFEVIKQVKAKRPETEVVVITGYSSVYSAVDAMKLGVYDYLPKPFTEDEIKTAVSKALENKKKAGKAEQVAAAESQEEKLIQKREVIKVLNRTAEDEAFWTELMENGSEALEEYHLSDEAKAAIISGDLKWINDRVGELTQKQLMFIFKRLEREVW; encoded by the coding sequence ATGGAAACAATCGATACTGCGATGAACAGCGAGCAGGGACACCAAATGCCGCCGCCCCATATTCTCTTAATGGAGGATGAGCGCAGCATCGCCAACGGTCTCAAGATGGTGCTGACCGAAGAAGGATATCAGGTAGACCTGGCCATGACCGGGCAAGGAGCGCTGGATTCGTTTTTCGGCAACGGTTTCGATCTATTGGTTGCAGACCTGCGGCTACCGGATATCGACGGTTTCGAGGTGATCAAGCAGGTTAAGGCCAAACGGCCGGAAACAGAGGTGGTCGTAATTACCGGGTATTCGAGTGTCTACTCGGCAGTCGATGCCATGAAACTAGGAGTGTATGACTATCTGCCCAAACCGTTTACCGAAGACGAAATCAAAACCGCAGTCAGCAAGGCGCTGGAAAACAAAAAAAAGGCCGGGAAAGCGGAACAGGTTGCAGCCGCAGAAAGCCAGGAAGAAAAATTAATCCAGAAGCGCGAGGTGATCAAAGTCCTGAACCGGACCGCAGAAGACGAAGCATTCTGGACGGAATTGATGGAAAACGGCTCGGAAGCCCTTGAGGAGTATCATCTGTCCGATGAGGCAAAAGCCGCCATTATCTCCGGTGACTTGAAGTGGATTAACGACCGAGTCGGTGAACTCACCCAGAAACAGCTGATGTTTATTTTCAAGCGGCTTGAACGCGAAGTGTGGTAG
- a CDS encoding sigma-54 dependent transcriptional regulator, producing MSKNAIKPNSIHILIIEDEQVILSGCRLVLLELGYTVDTRMTGEAGMDAALNGTYDLVLLDVKLPDMSGMEILQKIGEKRPDIHVIIMTGFSTVQNAVEAMKLGAFDYLAKPFSDGELVLAIEKAIDKKRLIQENLSLRKTLFDQFGFDNIVGKNPEIIKIFDKIEKVAPTDSNVLLMGESGTGKEIFARAIYVRSQRAAKQFVAVDCSTLSPNLLESELFGHVKGAFTGAVQKKAGIFEVANHGTLFLDDVTNLTLEIQGKLLRVLEMQEYKPVGASNFATTDVRVIAATNQDLRKLVDDGSFRNDLYYRLNVFPLYLPPLRERKDDIPQLAYHFLKHFCKKTGKRIEGFSDDALDMLVNYRWPGNVRQLKNVIERLVIMADGKILDHMYIIDNLRMKRSWGQTSVPDTLEDLKKIKKRLVDESFSQIEKAFVTKALTTSNGNITRAAEHVGMQRSNFSALMKKHSLSTRKIKQQ from the coding sequence ATGTCTAAAAATGCAATAAAACCGAATTCGATTCATATCCTGATTATTGAGGACGAACAGGTTATTTTGAGCGGTTGCCGCCTGGTTCTGTTGGAACTGGGATATACGGTGGACACGCGCATGACCGGTGAAGCCGGGATGGATGCGGCCCTCAACGGTACCTATGACCTGGTTTTGCTTGACGTGAAGCTCCCCGATATGAGCGGTATGGAAATTCTGCAAAAAATCGGGGAAAAAAGACCGGACATTCATGTGATCATCATGACGGGATTTTCCACCGTACAAAATGCGGTGGAAGCGATGAAGCTGGGGGCGTTTGATTACCTTGCCAAGCCTTTCTCCGACGGCGAACTCGTTCTGGCGATTGAAAAGGCGATCGACAAAAAAAGACTGATTCAAGAAAACCTGTCATTGCGAAAGACACTTTTCGACCAATTCGGTTTCGATAATATTGTGGGGAAAAATCCCGAAATAATCAAAATTTTCGATAAAATCGAAAAAGTGGCGCCCACCGACAGCAATGTGTTGCTTATGGGTGAAAGTGGTACCGGAAAGGAGATCTTTGCCAGAGCCATCTATGTCCGAAGTCAGCGTGCGGCCAAACAGTTTGTGGCCGTAGACTGCAGTACACTTTCACCAAATCTGCTGGAAAGCGAGCTGTTCGGGCACGTTAAGGGGGCTTTCACCGGAGCGGTTCAAAAAAAGGCGGGAATCTTCGAGGTGGCCAACCACGGCACCCTGTTCCTGGACGACGTGACGAACCTGACGCTGGAGATTCAGGGCAAATTGCTTCGAGTGCTTGAAATGCAAGAATACAAACCCGTAGGGGCTTCCAATTTCGCCACGACCGATGTACGCGTTATTGCCGCCACCAACCAGGATCTTAGGAAACTGGTGGATGATGGAAGTTTTCGGAACGATCTGTATTACAGGTTAAACGTGTTTCCCCTTTACCTTCCCCCCCTTCGGGAGAGAAAGGACGACATTCCGCAACTCGCCTATCACTTTTTGAAGCATTTCTGTAAAAAGACCGGGAAACGTATCGAAGGGTTTTCCGATGATGCCCTGGACATGCTGGTAAATTACCGTTGGCCGGGTAACGTCAGACAGCTTAAGAACGTGATCGAGCGGCTGGTCATCATGGCCGACGGCAAAATTCTCGACCATATGTATATCATTGACAATCTTCGTATGAAACGCTCCTGGGGCCAAACATCGGTGCCCGACACCCTGGAAGATCTTAAGAAAATCAAAAAACGACTGGTGGATGAAAGTTTCAGCCAGATCGAGAAGGCCTTTGTCACCAAAGCCCTCACTACCAGCAATGGAAATATCACGCGTGCAGCGGAGCACGTGGGCATGCAAAGATCTAATTTTTCCGCACTGATGAAAAAGCACTCATTGTCTACCCGAAAGATCAAACAACAGTAA